Proteins encoded together in one Diceros bicornis minor isolate mBicDic1 chromosome 18, mDicBic1.mat.cur, whole genome shotgun sequence window:
- the ACOX1 gene encoding peroxisomal acyl-coenzyme A oxidase 1 isoform X1, whose amino-acid sequence MNPDLRRERAAASFNPELLTHILDGSAENTRRRREIENLILQDPDFQHEDLNFLTRSQRYEVAVRKSANMVKKMREFGIADPDEIMWFKKLHLVNFVEPVSLNYSMFIPTLLNQGTTAQQEKWLHSSKGLQIIGTYAQTEMGHGTHLRGLETTATYDPETQEFILNSPTVTSIKWWPGGLGKTSNHAIVLAQLITRGKCYGLHAFIVPIREIGTHKPLPGITVGDIGPKFGYDEMDNGYLKMDSYRIPRENMLMKYAQVKPDGTYVKPVSNKLTYGTMVFVRSFLVGEAARSLSKACTIAIRYSAVRHQSEIKPGESEPQILDFQTQQYKLFPLLATAYAFQFVGAYIKETYLRINEGIGQGDLSELPELHALTAGLKAFTTWTSSAAIEACRMACGGHGYSHCSGLPNIYVTFTPACTFEGENTVMMLQTARFLLKSYDQVHSGKLVCGMVSYLNDLPSQRIQPQQVAVWPTVVDINSPDSLTEAYKLRAARLVAIAAKNLQTEVVHRKSKEVAWNLTSVDLVRASEAHCHYVVVKLFTEKLLKIQDKSVQAVLRNLCLLYSLYGISQNAGDFLQGSIMTESQITQVNQRIKELLTAIRPEAVALVDAFDFQDVTLGSVLGRYDGNVYENLFEWAKKSPLNKTEVHESYYKHLKPLQSKL is encoded by the exons ATGAACccggacctgcgcagggagcggGCCGCCGCCAGCTTCAACCCGGAGCTGCTCACGCACATCCTGGACGGCAGCGCCGAGAACACCCGGCGCCGCCGAGAGATCG AGAACCTGATTCTGCAAGACCCAGACTTCCAGCATGAGGACTTGAACTTTCTCACTCGCAGCCAGCGTTACGAGGTGGCTGTTAGGAAGAGTGCCAACATGGTGAAGAAGATGAGGGAGTTTGGCATCGCAGACCCTGATGAAATCATGTGGTTTAAAAA ACTACATTTGGTCAATTTTGTGGAACCTGTGAGCCTCAATTACTCCATGTTTATTCCTACCTTGCTGAATCAGGGCACCACTGCTCAGCAAGAGAAATGGCTGCATTCATCCAAAGGACTCCAGATAATTGGCACCTACGCCCAGACGGAAATGGGCCACG GAACTCATCTTCGAGGCTTGGAAACCACAGCCACTTATGACCCTGAAACCCAGGAGTTCATTCTGAACAGTCCTACTGTGACCTCTATCAAGTGGTGGCCTGGTGGAC TTGGAAAGACTTCAAATCACGCGATTGTTCTTGCCCAACTCATCACTAGGGGGAAATGCTATGGATTACATGCCTTCATTGTACCTATTCGTGAAATTGGGACCCATAAGCCTTTGCCAG GCATTACCGTAGGAGACATTGGCCCCAAATTTGGCTATGATGAGATGGATAATGGCTACCTGAAGATGGACAGTTATCGTATTCCCAGAGAAAACATGCTAATGAAGTACGCCCAG GTGAAGCCTGATGGCACATACGTGAAGCCTGTGAGTAACAAGCTGACCTATGGGACCATGGTGTTTGTCAGGTCCTTCCTCGTGGGAGAAGCCGCTCGGTCTCTGTCTAAGGCTTGCACCATTGCCATCCGATACAGCGCTGTGAGGCACCAGTCTGAAATCAAGCCAGG TGAATCAGAACCACAGATTTTGGATTTTCAAACCCAGCAGTATAAACTCTTTCCACTCTTGGCCACTGCCTATGCCTTCCAGTTTGTAGGCGCGTATATAAAGGAGACCTACCTTCGGATTAATGAAGGCATTGGCCAAGGGGACCTGAGTGAACTGCCTGAG CTTCACGCCCTCACCGCGGGGCTGAAGGCTTTCACCACCTGGACAAGTAGCGCTGCTATTGAAGCGTGTCGCATGGCGTGTGGCGGGCATGGCTATTCTCATTGCAGTGGTCTTCCAAATATTTACGTCACTTTTACACCAGCCTGCACCTTTGAGGGAGAAAACACTGTCATGATGCTGCAGACGGCTAG GTTCCTGCTGAAAAGTTACGACCAGGTGCACTCAGGAAAGTTGGTCTGTGGCATGGTGTCCTACTTGAATGACCTGCCCAGTCAGCGCATCCAGCCACAACAGGTAGCAGTCTGGCCGACTGTGGTGGATATCAACAGCCCGGACAGCCTAACAGAAGCGTATAAACTTCGTGCGGCCAG ATTAGTAGCAATTGCTGCGAAAAACCTTCAAACTGAAGTGGTTCACAGAAAAAGCAAGGAGGTAGCATGGAACCTAACTTCCGTTGACCTTGTTCGAGCAAGTGAG gCACATTGCCACTATGTGGTAGTtaagctctttacagaaaaactcCTCAAGATTCAAGATAAATCTGTCCAAGCTGTCTTAAGGAATTTATGTCTCTTGTATTCTCTGTATGGAATCAGTCAGAATGCAGGGGATTTTCTTCAG GGGAGCATCATGACCGAGTCTCAGATTACCCAAGTGAACCAGCGTATAAAGGAGTTACTGACTGCCATTCGCCCTGAGGCTGTTGCTTTGGTTGATGCTTTTGATTTTCAGGACGTGACACTCGGCTCTGTGCTTGGCCGCTATGATGGGAATGTGTACGAAAACTTGTTTGAGTGGGCCAAGAAATCCCCACTGAACAAAACAGAG GTCCATGAATCTTACTACAAGCACCTGAAGCCACTGCAGTCCAAGCTCTGA
- the ACOX1 gene encoding peroxisomal acyl-coenzyme A oxidase 1 isoform X2, whose amino-acid sequence MNPDLRRERAAASFNPELLTHILDGSAENTRRRREIENLILQDPDFQHEDLNFLTRSQRYEVAVRKSANMVKKMREFGIADPDEIMWFKNFVHRGRPEPLDLHLGMFLPTLLHQATEEQQERFFMPAWNLEIIGTYAQTEMGHGTHLRGLETTATYDPETQEFILNSPTVTSIKWWPGGLGKTSNHAIVLAQLITRGKCYGLHAFIVPIREIGTHKPLPGITVGDIGPKFGYDEMDNGYLKMDSYRIPRENMLMKYAQVKPDGTYVKPVSNKLTYGTMVFVRSFLVGEAARSLSKACTIAIRYSAVRHQSEIKPGESEPQILDFQTQQYKLFPLLATAYAFQFVGAYIKETYLRINEGIGQGDLSELPELHALTAGLKAFTTWTSSAAIEACRMACGGHGYSHCSGLPNIYVTFTPACTFEGENTVMMLQTARFLLKSYDQVHSGKLVCGMVSYLNDLPSQRIQPQQVAVWPTVVDINSPDSLTEAYKLRAARLVAIAAKNLQTEVVHRKSKEVAWNLTSVDLVRASEAHCHYVVVKLFTEKLLKIQDKSVQAVLRNLCLLYSLYGISQNAGDFLQGSIMTESQITQVNQRIKELLTAIRPEAVALVDAFDFQDVTLGSVLGRYDGNVYENLFEWAKKSPLNKTEVHESYYKHLKPLQSKL is encoded by the exons ATGAACccggacctgcgcagggagcggGCCGCCGCCAGCTTCAACCCGGAGCTGCTCACGCACATCCTGGACGGCAGCGCCGAGAACACCCGGCGCCGCCGAGAGATCG AGAACCTGATTCTGCAAGACCCAGACTTCCAGCATGAGGACTTGAACTTTCTCACTCGCAGCCAGCGTTACGAGGTGGCTGTTAGGAAGAGTGCCAACATGGTGAAGAAGATGAGGGAGTTTGGCATCGCAGACCCTGATGAAATCATGTGGTTTAAAAA TTTTGTGCACCGAGGGCGGCCTGAGCCTCTGGATCTTCACTTGGGCATGTTCTTGCCCACCTTGCTTCACCAGGCAACTGAGGAACAGCAGGAGCGCTTCTTCATGCCCGCCTGGAACTTGGAGATCATTGGCACTTATGCCCAGACAGAGATGGGTCATG GAACTCATCTTCGAGGCTTGGAAACCACAGCCACTTATGACCCTGAAACCCAGGAGTTCATTCTGAACAGTCCTACTGTGACCTCTATCAAGTGGTGGCCTGGTGGAC TTGGAAAGACTTCAAATCACGCGATTGTTCTTGCCCAACTCATCACTAGGGGGAAATGCTATGGATTACATGCCTTCATTGTACCTATTCGTGAAATTGGGACCCATAAGCCTTTGCCAG GCATTACCGTAGGAGACATTGGCCCCAAATTTGGCTATGATGAGATGGATAATGGCTACCTGAAGATGGACAGTTATCGTATTCCCAGAGAAAACATGCTAATGAAGTACGCCCAG GTGAAGCCTGATGGCACATACGTGAAGCCTGTGAGTAACAAGCTGACCTATGGGACCATGGTGTTTGTCAGGTCCTTCCTCGTGGGAGAAGCCGCTCGGTCTCTGTCTAAGGCTTGCACCATTGCCATCCGATACAGCGCTGTGAGGCACCAGTCTGAAATCAAGCCAGG TGAATCAGAACCACAGATTTTGGATTTTCAAACCCAGCAGTATAAACTCTTTCCACTCTTGGCCACTGCCTATGCCTTCCAGTTTGTAGGCGCGTATATAAAGGAGACCTACCTTCGGATTAATGAAGGCATTGGCCAAGGGGACCTGAGTGAACTGCCTGAG CTTCACGCCCTCACCGCGGGGCTGAAGGCTTTCACCACCTGGACAAGTAGCGCTGCTATTGAAGCGTGTCGCATGGCGTGTGGCGGGCATGGCTATTCTCATTGCAGTGGTCTTCCAAATATTTACGTCACTTTTACACCAGCCTGCACCTTTGAGGGAGAAAACACTGTCATGATGCTGCAGACGGCTAG GTTCCTGCTGAAAAGTTACGACCAGGTGCACTCAGGAAAGTTGGTCTGTGGCATGGTGTCCTACTTGAATGACCTGCCCAGTCAGCGCATCCAGCCACAACAGGTAGCAGTCTGGCCGACTGTGGTGGATATCAACAGCCCGGACAGCCTAACAGAAGCGTATAAACTTCGTGCGGCCAG ATTAGTAGCAATTGCTGCGAAAAACCTTCAAACTGAAGTGGTTCACAGAAAAAGCAAGGAGGTAGCATGGAACCTAACTTCCGTTGACCTTGTTCGAGCAAGTGAG gCACATTGCCACTATGTGGTAGTtaagctctttacagaaaaactcCTCAAGATTCAAGATAAATCTGTCCAAGCTGTCTTAAGGAATTTATGTCTCTTGTATTCTCTGTATGGAATCAGTCAGAATGCAGGGGATTTTCTTCAG GGGAGCATCATGACCGAGTCTCAGATTACCCAAGTGAACCAGCGTATAAAGGAGTTACTGACTGCCATTCGCCCTGAGGCTGTTGCTTTGGTTGATGCTTTTGATTTTCAGGACGTGACACTCGGCTCTGTGCTTGGCCGCTATGATGGGAATGTGTACGAAAACTTGTTTGAGTGGGCCAAGAAATCCCCACTGAACAAAACAGAG GTCCATGAATCTTACTACAAGCACCTGAAGCCACTGCAGTCCAAGCTCTGA